From a region of the Oncorhynchus nerka isolate Pitt River unplaced genomic scaffold, Oner_Uvic_2.0 unplaced_scaffold_3816, whole genome shotgun sequence genome:
- the LOC115127235 gene encoding uncharacterized protein C3orf20-like produces the protein MYIRGKLLFADYIFNGYSCSVRDLHKQISKTRGDYRQGQSLPSDYKFSAQVKSPAVGNPPGHQGAQKVPDGRGDISRGTPALLEKGKVPNQ, from the exons ATGTACATCAGAGGGAAGCTGCTGTTCGCTGACTACATCTTCAACGGCTACAGCTGCTCAGTGAGGGACCTCCACAAGCAGATCTCTAAAACTAGAGGGGACTACAGACAGGGCCAGAGCCTGCCCTCAGACTACAAGTTCAG TGCCCAGGTTAAGAGTCCAGCAGTAGGGAACCCACCTGGCCATCAGGGAGCTCAGAAGGTCCCTGATGGACGAGGAGACATCTCTCGTGGAACACCTGCCCTGTTAGAGAAGGGAAAAGTCCCAAACCAGTGA